In Chaetodon trifascialis isolate fChaTrf1 chromosome 2, fChaTrf1.hap1, whole genome shotgun sequence, one DNA window encodes the following:
- the LOC139340218 gene encoding somatostatin receptor type 5, translated as MELIQATQLPQEAPTATWSNSSTPPHSSFQLLSSPTDPLLDFTPTDVSVLVNSTCQSCTKPEPQSLPGLAGIFIPLIYGMVCVVGLVGNTLVIHVIVNYTKNESVTNIYILNLAIADELFMLGLPFLAAQNALLSWPFGSLMCRVVMTVDAINQFTSIFCLTVMSVDRYLAVVHPIRSFWWRRPRVAKAISATVWAGSFVVVLPVVVFADVLKDDGNCSIVWPEPAEVWKTSFIVYTCTMGFFCPLLVICLCYLLIVIKVRSVGKRAQATSSRRRKSERKITRMVVVVVAVFVLCWLPFYALNIVNLLMVLPGDFRGLYFFVVVLSYANSCANPILYGFLSDNFKRGFRKALCGAACRAKNNDGAGTEVQRPTEEWGGVVLQVQKSEDAINVRKKDSGGKEEEEDINAPGGEMQMSEMCKLSQNGSHSGVTEGSRTQVEQRGKPEVEQRGKPEVEQRGKPEVEQRGKPEVEQRGKPEVEQRGKPEVERSACGATKGELAGKGPGCGSPEAVSSEARSQPEELPDQSSVLQISYL; from the exons ATGGAGCTCATCCAGGCCACCCAGCTGCCTCAGGAAGCTCCTACAGCTACCTGGAGCAACAGCTCCACCCCCCCCCACTCCAGTTTCCAGCTCCTGTCCAGTCCCACTGACCCGCTTCTCGACTTCACCCCGACTGACGTCTCTGTCCTCGTAAACAGCACCTGCCAGAGCTGCACCAAGCCTGAACCTCAGTCCCTTCCTGGCTTGGCCGGGATCTTCATCCCGCTCATCTATGGGATGGTGTGTGTTGTTGGCCTTGTGGGCAACACTCTGGTCATCCACGTCATTGTCAACTACACCAAGAATGAGTCAGTCACCAACATCTACATCCTCAACTTGGCAATCGCAGACGAGCTCTTCATGCTGGGCCTGCCCTTCCTGGCGGCGCAGAACGCTCTGCTCTCTTGGCCCTTTGGCTCGCTGATGTGCCGTGTGGTCATGACGGTGGACGCCATCAACCAGTTTACCAGCATCTTCTGCCTGACTGTGATGTCAGTGGACCGCTACCTGGCTGTGGTGCACCCCATCCGCTCGTTCTGGTGGCGGCGGCCCCGTGTGGCCAAGGCCATCAGTGCCACAGTCTGGGCAGGGTCCTTCGTGGTGGTGCTGCCGGTGGTGGTGTTCGCTGATGTGCTGAAGGATGATGGGAACTGCAGCATCGTGTGGCCTGAGCCAGCAGAAGTGTGGAAGACATCTTTTATTGTGTACACGTGCACCATGGGCTTCttctgccccctgctggtcatcTGCTTGTGCTACCTGCTGATTGTGATCAAG GTGCGCAGTGTTGGAAAACGGGCGCAGGCCACGTCCTCTCGGCGCAGGAAGTCAGAACGTAAAATCACcaggatggtggtggtggtggtggcagtgtTTGTCCTCTGCTGGCTTCCGTTCTATGCTCTGAATATCGTCAACCTCCTGATGGTCCTGCCTGGGGACTTCAGAGGGCTctacttttttgttgttgtgctgtcaTATGCGAACAGCTGTGCCAACCCCATACTGTACGGATTTCTGTCTGACAACTTCAAGAGAGGCTTCAGGAAGGCGTTGTGTGGGGCTGCATGCAGGGCGAAGAACAACGACGGGGCCGGCACTGAAGTACAGCGGCCCACAGAGGAGTGGGGCGGCGTCGTGCTGCAAGTGCAAAAAAGCGAAGACGCCATAAATGTGAGGAAGAAAGACTCCggtggaaaagaagaagaggaggacatcAATGCaccaggaggagaaatgcagatGAGTGAAATGTGCAAACTGTCACAGAATGGAAGCCACAGTGGAGTAACAGAGGGCTCAAGGACACAGGTGGAGCAGAGGGGAAAGCctgaggtggagcagaggggaaagcctgaggtggagcagaggggaaagcctgaggtggagcagaggggaaagcctgaggtggagcagaggggaaagcctgaggtggagcagaggggAAAGCCTGAGGTGGAGCGCTCTGCCTGCGGTGCCACAAAGGGAGAACTGGCTGGGAAAGGTCCGGGCTGTGGTTCTCCTGAGGCCGTGTCCTCTGAGGCCAGATCCCAGCCTGAAGAGCTCCCAGACCAAAGCTCTGTGCTTCAAATCAGCTATCTGTAA